CGGCTGGCTGGTGGCACTTCAGCCGGCTGCGGACGTGCAGTCCGGACCGGTTTTTCTGGCCCTGGCCGCCTCGCTGGGTCTGGGCACGGGCGGCGTCTTCGCCTGGGTCGGTGCACTGTCCCCGGCGGGGAAGGTGGGCAGCGTCAGCGGGATCGTGAGTGCAGCTGGCGGACTGGGCGGATATTTCCCGCCGCTGATCATGGGCTGGACGTACAACCCCGACGCGACGCATTACAAGTACGCCATAGGACTGTCGCTGCTGGTCGCCACCGCCCTCATTGCCCTCGTCGTCACCCTCGCGTTCGTCAGGACGACCGCGCGGCAGCCCGCCGCGCGTTCGCAATAGGGCGCTACCTCGGAATGCTACAAGTCGCCGGACGGCCGCCTGCGCAGTTGTTTTGTTGCCGCCCGCTGCACCTTTGCGGCCTGGTGGCGCCGCTTCGAACTTCTCGTGGGCTTCGTGGTCCGGCGGTCGGGTGCCTCGGGGGCAAGCGCCGCCGCGACCAGTTCGCCGAGTTTGTGCAACGCAGTTTCCCGGTTGCGCAGCTGGGAACGCTGCTCTGACGCGGTCACGGTGACCACTCCGGCCACGAGGCGCCGTCCGAGCCGGGCTGCCAGCATGGTCCTCTGGTCATCGGAGAGAACGGCGGAGCCGGCGACGTTCCAGAAGAGTTCGACGCGGCTGTCCGAGGTGTTCACGTGCTGCCCCCCGGGCCCGGACGAACGCGAGAACCTCCAGCCCAGCTCCGACGACGGGATGGTCAGCGCAGGCGATACCTCCAGATCCATGCTCCAAGTCTTGCACGACGGGCCTGGGCCGTGCGTCGTATTGGGACGGCAGCACCCTCCCGCGGAATGCCGCAGGTCAGCAGTACGGCTCCGCCTGGCAAACGACAGTTGAACAGCAGGTCCCCGCGCCGGATCTTGGCCCACAGCCACAGGGCCGCGTTGCCGCGCGTTGGAAGGCGTGCCTCCATTTGTCGGAGCATCCAGGCGTACGCGTCCTCGTATCCAGGTTCCGCGAGGGATGCATCGGGAACGAGCCTCCCCGTGGCCAGGAGTTCATCAAACGCGGCTGCAGGGCCGCCCGCTACTTCCCGGCGGCGACGTCGGCGGAGATCAGTGCCGCCGTGCGCAGCAGCTGCTCGCGCACCTGCGCCAGGGAAGCGGCGGGATCGGGCTGTGCGTAGACGCCCTGTGCCTGGAGTGAGACGTTGATGGCGGCAACGACGTGCCCGCCGGCATCGCGCACGGGAGCGGCCATGGACATCAGGCCGATCTCCAGTTCCTGGTCCAGCAGGCACCAGCCCTGCTCCCGCACGCCGGCCAGGACCGCGCGCAGCTCCGGCTCTGAGGCTACGGCCTTGGGTGTCATGGGCGTGACCGTGTGCGCGGCGAAATAGTCCTCCAGCGCCACCGCCGGCAGGCCGGCCAGCAGCACCCTTCCCATGGAGGTAGCATGGGCGGGAAAGCGGGTGCCCACGGTGATGCCCACGCTCATGATGCGCCGGGCGGCGACCCTCGCCACATAGCTGATGTCGCCGCCGTCGAGCACGGCCGCCGACGTCGATTCCCCCAGCAGCGCCGAAAGGACCTGCAGGTGGGGTTCGGCCAGCTGGGGCAGGGACAGCGCGGACAGGTAGGAATAGCCCAGCTGCAGCACCGACGGGGTGAGGGAGAAGACCTTGCCGTCGGTGCGGACATAGCCGAGCTCCACCAGGGTGTGCAGGAAGCGCCGGGATGTGGCCCGGGTGAGGTCCGTGCGCCGGGCCACCTCCGTCAGCGTCATGACGGGGTGGTCGGCGTCAAACGCCCTGATGACGGACAGGCCGCGGGCCAGCGACTGCACGTATTGGTCGCCGGCCGCGGGCGGGGCGGTCTGTGCTTCGATCACCGGCCCATCCTATCGGGCGGCTTCGAGGGGCACCGGGATGCGTTCCCGCAGGTCCGCCAGCGTGGTGCCGAACATGTCGCGCACGCGCACGCCGTCGGCCGTGATGAGGAAGACGGCGTCGCTGGTGTAGATGCGGGTGACGCAGCCGACGCCGGTGAGCGGGTACGTGCACTTCTGGACCAGTTTGGCGGTGCCGTCCTTGGCGAACAGGCTCATCATGACGTAGACCTCCTTGGCGCCGGTGGCCAGGTCCATGGCGCCGCCGACGGCGGGAATCGCGTCGGGCGCCCCGGTGTGCCAGTTCGCGAGGTCCCCGGTGGCGGAGACCTGGAACGCGCCGAGCACGCAGACGTCCAAGTGGCCGCCGCGCATCATGGCGAAGGAGTCGGCGTGATGGAAGTAGGAGGCGCCGGGCAGCTCCGTGACGGGGACCTTCCCGGCGTTGATGAGGTCCTCGTCAATCTCCGCGCCGTGCGCTTCCGGGCCCATGCCGAGCATGCCGTTTTCGGTGTGCAGCGTGACGGCCTGTTCCGGGCGCAGATGGTTGGAGACGAGAGTCGGCTGGCCGATGCCGAGGTTGACGTAGGAGCCGGCCTTGATGTCCGCGGCCACCAGGGCCGCCAGTTCCTCGCGGCCCAGGCGTGTGCCGGGGGAGCGCTCCGTTTGGATGTTCACTGCTTTGCCTCGCGTTCTGCCGGCGCCGGCGTGGGGATCCGGACCAGCGTGGTGACGTAGATGCCGGGGGTGACGATGACTTCCGGGTCCAGGGCGCCCGTGTCGACGATGGTGCCGACCTGAACAATGCTGGTCTTCGCTGCGGCGGCCATGATGGGGCCGAAGTTGCGGGCTGTCTTGCGGTAGACCAGGTTTCCCGCCCTGTCCGCCGTATGCGCCTTGACCAGGGCGTAGTCGGCGTGGAGGGGGGTCTCGTACACGTGTCCGCGGCCGTCGATGATCCGCGTCTCCTTGCCCTCGGCGAGCATGGTGCCATAGCCGGTGGGCGTGAAGAACCCGCCGATCCCGGCACCGGCGGCCCTGATCCGTTCGGCCAGGTTGCCCTGCGGGACCAGTTCCAGCTCGATCTCCCCGCTCCGGTACGCGGCGTCAAAGTGCCAGGAGTCGGACTGGCGCGGGAAGGAGCAGATGATCTTTTTGACCCGGCGTTCCTTGATGAGCAGCGCCAGGCCCGCGTCACCCTGCCCGGCGTTGTTGTTGACCACGGTCAGGCCGGTGGCTCCGCCGTCGAGCAGGGCGTCGATAAGTTCCATGGGTTGGCCGGCGTTGCCGAAGCCGCCAATGAGCACGGTGGAATCGTCGCGGATGCCCGCGACGGCCTCGGCTGCGGATGGTGCAATGGTGGGCATGGTCTTCCCCTTAGTTCGTGGAGGTGGTGGTGTTTTCGAGCACGATGGCCAGGCCCTGGCCGACGCCGATGCAGATCGCGGCCACGCCCCACCGCTGCCCGGTGGCCTGCAGGCTGCGGGCCAGGGTGCCCAGCAGCCGGGTGCCGGAGGCGCCCAGCGGGTGGCCCATGGCGATGGCGCCGCCATGCTGGTTGACGATCCCGGGGTCGATGTCCCACGCGTCAATGCAGGCCAGCGACTGGGCCGCAAACGCTTCGTTAAGTTCGACGGCGCCCACCTGGTCCCACCTGATCCCCGCCTTGGCCAGGGCGCGGTTGGCGGCCTCGACGGGCCCGTAGCCGAAGAACTGCGGGTCCACCCCGGCCGCCCCGCGCCCGGCGATCCGGGCCAGCGGTTCCATGCCCAGGATGCCGGCGGCTGCCTCGGAGCCCAGCCATGCGGCGGAGGCGCCGTCGGAGAGCGGTGAGGCGTTCGCGGCCGTGACGGTCCCGCCGTCGGACCCCTCTGCCTCCAGGCGGAACACGGTCTTCAGCCCGGCCAGCCTTTCCGCCGTCGACCCGGGGCGGATGCCTTCGTCGCGGAGCAGCCCCGTGCCGGGGACCACGGTGGTGAGATGGTCGTAAAAACCGGCGTTCCAGGCGGCGTCGGCCAGGTTGTGGGAGGTCGCGGCGAACTCGTCCTGGCGGTCGCGGGTGATGCCGTACTTCTCGCGCAGCTGCTCCGTGGCCTCGCCCAGGGACACGGTCCATTCCCCGGGCATGGCGGCATTGACCAGCCGCCAGCCCAGCGTGGTGGAGGCCAGGGCCAGGTCCCCGGCGGGGTAGGGCCGTTCGGTCTTGGGCAGCACCCAGGGGGCGCGGCTCATCGACTCCGCCCCGCCCACCAGCACCAGGTCCGCGTCGCCGGTGTTGATCTGGCGGGAGGCGATGATGGCCGCGTCGATGGAGGAGCCGCAGAGCCGGTTGACGGTGGTGCCGGGGATGGAGGTGGGCAGCCCGGCCAGGAGGGTGGCCATGCGCGCCAAGTTCCGGTTTTCCTCGCCGGCGCCGTTGGCGTTGCCAAAAACCACCTCATCGATCCGGTCCGGCTCCAGCTGGGGCGCACGGGCCACGGACTCGCGAACCACATGGGCGGCCAGGTCGTCCGGCCGGACCCCGGCCAGGCCGGACCCGAACTTGCCGAAAGGGGTGCGGACGGCGTCATACAGATATGCCTGGTTCATGCGGTTTCGTCTTTCCGGGTGGCGGGTTGGGAGGGTGCGTCCGGTTCGGCGTCGAGCCGGGCGAAGACTTCCTGGGCTGTCTTGAAGGCCGTGTTGGCGGACGGTACGCCACAGTAGATGGCGGTTTGGAGCAGGATTTCCTTGATCTCCCCGCGCTCGAGCCCGTTACGCAGGGCGGCCCGGATGTGCATTGCCAGTTCGTCCCAGTGGCCGTGGGCCACCATGGCGGTGATGGTGACGGCGGAGCGCATCTGCCGGCTCAGGCCAGGCCTGGTCCAGATGCCGCCCCAGGCTATCCGGGTGATCATGTCCTGGAAATCGGCGGTGAAATCGTCCATGGCGGCGGTGGCCCGGTCAACGTGGGCGTCGCCGAGGACTTCGCGGCGGACGGCCAGGCCGGCCCGGTACACGTCCTCCGTGGTGGCCTCGCGCTGGACGGCCCCCTGGGCGTCTTGGTTGTCCGGGCCGTCTTGGCGGTCCGGGGCGGGCGTTGCCGTCATGGCTGGGTCCTTTCGATGAGACTGCGGAGCAGTTCCGCAACCTTGGCCGGCGCCTCGGCGGGCGCCAGGTGGGCCACGTGCGGGAGCGTTACGGAAAATGCGCCATTATCTGCAGGAGCGTCCGCCTTGACGTTGCCATTATCTGCAGGAGCGTTGATGGCGGCGACCATGTCCTGCATCAGTTCCGGCGTCGCGACGGTGTCCTCCGCGCCGGCCACAGCCAGCAGCGGGACGGTGATCCGGCCCAGTTCGCTTCGGACGTCAAAGGCGGCCAGGGCGCCGCAGCAGTGGGCGTAGCTGACGCGGTCGGCGTCGCGCAGGGCGTGCAGGAGCCTGCTGGAGAGGGCCGGATCCCGGGCCATGGACCCTTCGGCAAACCAGCGCTGGGCCGAGCCCTGGATCATGACGGGCGTGCCCAGCGTGCGGACGGTTTCCGCCCTTTCGGCCCAGGACTCGGGTGTGCCAAGCTTTGGCCCGGAACACTGCACCGACAGGCTCAGGAGTCGGGCGCCGTGGTCAAGTCCGAGCTGCAGCCCGACGGCGCCGCCCAGGGACACGCCGGCGTAATGGAAGCGGGCCCCGGGCGCGATGGAGTCCACGAGCGCAACGACGGCGCCGGCCAGTCCTGCGACCGTGAAGGGTGCCTCCGCTGCTGGCGAGATCCCGTGGCCGGGCAGGTCCCAGGCCACCACGTCGACGGCGTCCCCCAGCAGGGCGCCGACCTTTTCCCACAGCACGGAGGACGTCCCGAGGGAACAGCCCACCACCAGCAGCGGCCGGTTCCCAAGCGGGCGCCGGGGCGACAACAGCACCGCCTTGACTGCCGGCACGCGGGTTCCCGCAGCTGTGCCGTTCCCTGCACTCTCACTCATCGCTTGTCCCTTCGGCAGCCCAGCGCGGGTAGGCGGCAAATATTCGTTCAATGATGGCCCGGCTTTCGCCCAGATAGCCCGACGGGTCCAGCAGCCGGGCCAGGGCCGCGTCCGAAAGCGTCTCCTGCGGCACGGCGGAGCGCAGCAGCCGGGCAAATTCGGCGCCCTGCCCTCCCCGGGGTGCCTGCAGGGCCGCGTCCACGACCTCCTGGAACCTGGCCTTGCCGCCGCCAGCCGTGCCGCCGCCAGCCGTGCCGCCATCCATCAGGGGCACGACTACGGCACCCGCCGCCTCGCTCAACAGGAGCGGCCCGCTGAGGGCCAGGTTTGCGCCCATGGCCTCCGGAAAGACGTGCAGGCCCTCGGCCAGTTCCCGGAGCGCCGCGGCCGCCCCGCCCGCCAGCTCCAGCAACGTGCGCAGTGCCTCCCATTCGCTGTGCCAGGCACCGTCCGGTCGTTCGTCCACGGACAGGGCCGCGGCCAGGTGCAGCTGGGCTGCCTGCTGCGGCGCGGCCAGGGCCGCGCTGCGCGCCAGGATGGAGAGGACGGGGTTTTGTTTCTGGGGCATGGCCGAGGAAACGCCGCGCCCGTCGGCCCGTGGTTCAGCCAGCTCGCCAAATTCCGGGCGGCTCAGGAGCAGGACGTCGTTGGCGACCTTGCCCGCGGCGTCGCACAGCGAGGCCAGGGCGTCGCCCAGTGCGGTTACCGAGGTCCTGTTGGTGTGCCATGGCGCCGGTGCGGTGGCCAGTCCGAGTTTGGCGGCCAGGGAGTCGGCCAGGGTGAAGGCGTCGGTGCCCCCTTTTGCGGCGAGGGCGGAGCCGGCGGCAAGGGTGCCCGCCGCGCCGCCGAACTGCACAGGAAAGTCTGCGGCGTCCAGGCGCGTCGCTGCCGCGGCCAGTCCGTGGAACCATTGTGCCGCCTTCAACCCGAAGGTCGACGGCAGGGAATGCTGGGTCAAGGTCCGCGCGGGCTGTAGCGTGCCGGCGTGGCGGCGGGCCAGCCGGGCGAGGGCCGCGGTGGCTCCCGCCACGTCCTCCCGGAGCGCGGCGACGTGGTGGGCGGAAAGGCGCATGAGGGCGGTGTCCAGGACATCCTGGCTGGTCAGCGACGCATGCACGGCGCCCGATGCCTGGGGGTTGTCTCCGGAGACCAGCTCCCGCAGCCTGGCCACGATGGGGATGACGGGATTGCCGCCGCCCTGTGCCGCGGCGGCCAGATCGGCGGCGTTGAAACCGCCAGCCTTCGCCGCTTTCCGGACAGCCGCCGCGGCGCCGGCCGGCGCCAGTCCCGCGTCTTCCAGGACCTCGGCCCAGGCGGTTTCGACGGCCAGCACCGCCTCCACGACGGCGTCGTCGCCGGCCGCGGAGTGCCGGCGCGGATCCGCGGTGACGGGCGAGAGCAGGCCAAAGTTACCCGGCACGGCGCTCACGCCCCCTCGGTGCGGGCGTCCCCGCCGCCGTCGAACCCGCCGCCGTCGAACTCCAGGAAGACGGTCTCGCCCTCGCCCTGGAGCCTGACGTCCCAGTGCAGGCCGCCGCCGTCCTCGCGCGTCGCGATCAACGTGCCGCGGCGGTCCGCGGGCAGGGATGACAGGAGCGGGTCCGCCGCCAGCGCAGCGGCGTCCTCGGGCAGGTAGGCGCGGGTGAAGAGCCGGTTCGTCAGCCCCCTGGCAAAGACCACCACGGCGATGAAGGGTGCCTTCCCCGGGCGGCTGGCACCGGGGTTGACCGTGGTGAAGGTGTACTTGCCCGTGCGGTCCGTGGAGGCCCGGCCCCACCCGGTGAAGGTGTAGCCGTCACGCACCAGGGAACCGGTTTCGGCGGCGACGCTTCCGTCGGCGGCCGGCTGCCAGATTTCCAAGATGGCGTCCGGGATGGGCTCCCCGGCGCCGTCGGTGACGGTGCCGTG
This genomic stretch from Arthrobacter dokdonellae harbors:
- a CDS encoding IclR family transcriptional regulator domain-containing protein translates to MEAQTAPPAAGDQYVQSLARGLSVIRAFDADHPVMTLTEVARRTDLTRATSRRFLHTLVELGYVRTDGKVFSLTPSVLQLGYSYLSALSLPQLAEPHLQVLSALLGESTSAAVLDGGDISYVARVAARRIMSVGITVGTRFPAHATSMGRVLLAGLPAVALEDYFAAHTVTPMTPKAVASEPELRAVLAGVREQGWCLLDQELEIGLMSMAAPVRDAGGHVVAAINVSLQAQGVYAQPDPAASLAQVREQLLRTAALISADVAAGK
- the arfB gene encoding alternative ribosome rescue aminoacyl-tRNA hydrolase ArfB, with translation MDLEVSPALTIPSSELGWRFSRSSGPGGQHVNTSDSRVELFWNVAGSAVLSDDQRTMLAARLGRRLVAGVVTVTASEQRSQLRNRETALHKLGELVAAALAPEAPDRRTTKPTRSSKRRHQAAKVQRAATKQLRRRPSGDL
- a CDS encoding 3-oxoacid CoA-transferase subunit A, whose protein sequence is MPTIAPSAAEAVAGIRDDSTVLIGGFGNAGQPMELIDALLDGGATGLTVVNNNAGQGDAGLALLIKERRVKKIICSFPRQSDSWHFDAAYRSGEIELELVPQGNLAERIRAAGAGIGGFFTPTGYGTMLAEGKETRIIDGRGHVYETPLHADYALVKAHTADRAGNLVYRKTARNFGPIMAAAAKTSIVQVGTIVDTGALDPEVIVTPGIYVTTLVRIPTPAPAEREAKQ
- a CDS encoding alpha/beta fold hydrolase, with the translated sequence MSESAGNGTAAGTRVPAVKAVLLSPRRPLGNRPLLVVGCSLGTSSVLWEKVGALLGDAVDVVAWDLPGHGISPAAEAPFTVAGLAGAVVALVDSIAPGARFHYAGVSLGGAVGLQLGLDHGARLLSLSVQCSGPKLGTPESWAERAETVRTLGTPVMIQGSAQRWFAEGSMARDPALSSRLLHALRDADRVSYAHCCGALAAFDVRSELGRITVPLLAVAGAEDTVATPELMQDMVAAINAPADNGNVKADAPADNGAFSVTLPHVAHLAPAEAPAKVAELLRSLIERTQP
- a CDS encoding thiolase family protein, translated to MNQAYLYDAVRTPFGKFGSGLAGVRPDDLAAHVVRESVARAPQLEPDRIDEVVFGNANGAGEENRNLARMATLLAGLPTSIPGTTVNRLCGSSIDAAIIASRQINTGDADLVLVGGAESMSRAPWVLPKTERPYPAGDLALASTTLGWRLVNAAMPGEWTVSLGEATEQLREKYGITRDRQDEFAATSHNLADAAWNAGFYDHLTTVVPGTGLLRDEGIRPGSTAERLAGLKTVFRLEAEGSDGGTVTAANASPLSDGASAAWLGSEAAAGILGMEPLARIAGRGAAGVDPQFFGYGPVEAANRALAKAGIRWDQVGAVELNEAFAAQSLACIDAWDIDPGIVNQHGGAIAMGHPLGASGTRLLGTLARSLQATGQRWGVAAICIGVGQGLAIVLENTTTSTN
- the pcaC gene encoding 4-carboxymuconolactone decarboxylase, whose translation is MTATPAPDRQDGPDNQDAQGAVQREATTEDVYRAGLAVRREVLGDAHVDRATAAMDDFTADFQDMITRIAWGGIWTRPGLSRQMRSAVTITAMVAHGHWDELAMHIRAALRNGLERGEIKEILLQTAIYCGVPSANTAFKTAQEVFARLDAEPDAPSQPATRKDETA
- a CDS encoding lyase family protein; the protein is MSAVPGNFGLLSPVTADPRRHSAAGDDAVVEAVLAVETAWAEVLEDAGLAPAGAAAAVRKAAKAGGFNAADLAAAAQGGGNPVIPIVARLRELVSGDNPQASGAVHASLTSQDVLDTALMRLSAHHVAALREDVAGATAALARLARRHAGTLQPARTLTQHSLPSTFGLKAAQWFHGLAAAATRLDAADFPVQFGGAAGTLAAGSALAAKGGTDAFTLADSLAAKLGLATAPAPWHTNRTSVTALGDALASLCDAAGKVANDVLLLSRPEFGELAEPRADGRGVSSAMPQKQNPVLSILARSAALAAPQQAAQLHLAAALSVDERPDGAWHSEWEALRTLLELAGGAAAALRELAEGLHVFPEAMGANLALSGPLLLSEAAGAVVVPLMDGGTAGGGTAGGGKARFQEVVDAALQAPRGGQGAEFARLLRSAVPQETLSDAALARLLDPSGYLGESRAIIERIFAAYPRWAAEGTSDE
- the pcaG gene encoding protocatechuate 3,4-dioxygenase subunit alpha translates to MSKLTPTPGQTVGPFFGYALPFDKDNELAVPGSAGSLRLHGTVTDGAGEPIPDAILEIWQPAADGSVAAETGSLVRDGYTFTGWGRASTDRTGKYTFTTVNPGASRPGKAPFIAVVVFARGLTNRLFTRAYLPEDAAALAADPLLSSLPADRRGTLIATREDGGGLHWDVRLQGEGETVFLEFDGGGFDGGGDARTEGA
- a CDS encoding 3-oxoacid CoA-transferase subunit B yields the protein MNIQTERSPGTRLGREELAALVAADIKAGSYVNLGIGQPTLVSNHLRPEQAVTLHTENGMLGMGPEAHGAEIDEDLINAGKVPVTELPGASYFHHADSFAMMRGGHLDVCVLGAFQVSATGDLANWHTGAPDAIPAVGGAMDLATGAKEVYVMMSLFAKDGTAKLVQKCTYPLTGVGCVTRIYTSDAVFLITADGVRVRDMFGTTLADLRERIPVPLEAAR